One Drosophila subpulchrella strain 33 F10 #4 breed RU33 chromosome 2R, RU_Dsub_v1.1 Primary Assembly, whole genome shotgun sequence genomic window, TATTTGTTATATCAACAGAACAGAACAaaataacttattttttaccacttaatacaaatatattcTTAAATTAAGACCAAAAAAACGAAATCAACTCATTTAACTTATTTAGTTCCTACCATTTGGTTTTTGTACTTACACGATTTGTAAGAGCGAATGTTTTCATTTCAAGCATAATGTCCTTGGTTTTTCCTCCCTGTGTAGCCAAGTGATTTTAAAACTTTGGAAAAAGCCAACAAGACACTTTGCTTTAAAGTAGATTATtacaatattataatataatgaaatatggtaaaaacaaaagttaacaaacatttttggtattttaaaatatattttttcctttttattatatttatttaatttcttaaaatcaacgatctttatttaaatttattgacaAGTGCACAGCAAGTTCATTGACTCTGCTGGGCAATTACTTGGTAACTTGATTTTTAGTCCACTAGTTGCCTTCTAAAACGTCTATGATGTCATCATCCTCCATGGCCAAAGAGTCAAAGGTGTCCTGCTCCTGGACTTCCTCCCCATCGAAGATTAAAATAAGCGACTCAGGGGACACCCCGATTGCATGGGCAAATTTATTCTTCAGAAATACGCCCAAGGGTTGATCTGTGTTTACGTGACACTGCAGTTTATGGCCAGCAGAGGATAGTAACCAAATGGATTTGCTCTGATTGGCCATTGTATAAGATATTAATTTAGTGGTAGTATGTAGGACTCTATTTATAAAGTGACTGTAGCTACGTGGCCTTCTAATCGGCCGACTTCATTCATGTTTCGCCTTTTTGCTTGGAGCCACATCATCGGTGGAAGAAGGTCTGAGATTTATGATCAGTTACCGGTGGAGCGCTTAACAATAAATAGGTTCCAGGAGAGCCCCGATAAGATAGTGGTTGCTTATAAGTAGCTGGGACTATTCCCAAGTCACCATCGCACTTGTCTTATGTGTTCTTGTGTGGCTCAGCCTATCTCGTTCTAAAATCAATGGACGATTCAAGGTGCAGACGTGGGTAAGTTACCCAGTACCAGGCAGACTAACCCCAAGCGCACATTGGTCTTGATCATTGAAAAACACATAAGGTATATAATAAAAGGATTAAGTTCGATAAGAGATATGGCATTGTTTTATTTCAGTTCATCggaacaacattttttaagacctattataaaatatttagctcTACTCTAAACTCTAATGCCTACACCGCTAAAATCTGTCTAGCATTTTTGTTGTCTTGTGAATATTTGCAGGATGAAAATGTGATGATGTGGCGCCCActtttttgaagattttttttacatGTCATATCAAGTACATGTCAATATCTATCAAAGTGCTAAaagtttaataaattataaataaactaATGAATaagttatattggttgaaaatacccaagcgtACATTAAACAAATTCATATCCACCCCTTAATAAGAGAATTTATGGTGACCTCATAAAAACCAGAAATCTCAAACAAATTAACCTTTGAACTTAAAGCAAATACTGCCGTATAATAGTCCAAAATGGGTTCGTAGCACAAAGAGCAAAATAGCAGATCATATTCTGAACCACTGTGCGCGATAGCCAGCGCTATCTAAAcgaatttataaatattatacgAACATATACTATACCGGCGACAGTGAATTTCGATAGAGCTTTGCGAGACAATTTGGGGATTGAGAATTGCGTTGGCAGTCAGTTCCTTAGCGGCTTTCTAACTGCGCGGTCGTCTCTGTTCCGGATTCGGATTCTGAATCGGGAACCATTATCTCCGAGGCGGCTCATTTATATTCACACCGAGTGGGAGCTAATTGCGGCAGTGGCCAGAATGAAGTGCCTGATAGTGTTTGGGCTGATTGTGGCCCTGTTCGGTGCATTCATCGGCTACGGCTACGTGGTGTTCTCGGATCTAACCAAGCCCCTGCCCAAGCCCGAGTTCAAGGACAACACCTACTGGGGTCCTGGCGATGGCAAGGACTTTGTGCCCGATAAGAAGATCTACGAGTTCAGGCTACAGGTGCCCCAGGCGGAAATCGATGATCTGAGGCAGCAGCTCAACCGCACGCTGAAGCTCACCGAACCGCTGGAGGGGATCGCCTTTGAGTACGGATTCAACACCTATGCCCTGGAGCAGTTTGTGGACTACTGGCGGGACAAGTATCTGACCAAGTGGGATGAGCGCCAGGAACTGTTCAACTCGTTCAAGCAGTACACAACCGAGATTCAGGGGTGGGTAGAAAAAGCATTTACAATCTGGATGGCATGCCAAATGTTTGATTCCCATGCAGTTTGAATATTCACTACATTCACGAGAAGGCCTCCGAGGAAGCCAAGGCCAGGAAGCACGTGTACCCACTGCTCCTGCTCCACGGCTGGCCAGGATCAGTGCGGGAGTTCTTCGATTTCATACCCATGCTCACCAAGGACCAAAACATCACGGAGTACGCTTTTGAGGTCGTGGCACCTTCTCTCGTGGGATATGGATGGTCTGATGTAAGTGATCTGAAACTACTCTGTTGATTTAATAATGATAATTATTTATGATAATGTCCTTAATTTGTTAGGCTGCCACTCGTCCCGGATTCAATGCCGCCGAAATGGCCACCGTGATGCGAAACTTGATGCTGCGTCTGGGCCACAATAAGTTCTTCGTCCAAGGTGGAGACTGGGGCAGCATTATTGGCAGCAACCTGGCCACCCTCTACCCAGAGAACGTGATCGGCTACCACTCCAACATGTGCGTCATGCACTCGCCACTGTCCATTTTGAAGGGAATCTGGGGCAGCTTCTACCCGGAGAAGTACCTGCCCTCGAGATTCTTTGTGGATCACCACTTCCCCGTGTGGGAAAAATGGGTGGACCTACTGAAGGAGACCGGCTACTTCCACATCCAGGCCACCAAGCCGGATACGATCGGGGCGGCTCTGACCTCCAATCCCGTGGGACTGGCCTCCTACATCCTGGAGAAGTTCCAGACCTGCACGAATCCCGGCCTGAAGCAGGACTTCGGTGCTATAGTGACGGTCTTCGGCCTGGAGGCAGTGCTGGACAATCTGAtggtctattacctgaccaaCTCGGCCACCACGGCGGCTCGTTTCTATCTGGAGAACGTGTCCAAGGCCTACAGGAGTCTGCAACTGGATAGGGTGCAGACCCCGGTGCCCATGGGCTGTGCCCGCTTCCGGTTCGATCTGCCCTCGGCGACCGACTGGCAGCTGAGGGACAAGTTCCCCAACCTGAAGCACTCGATGTACTTCCAGCACGGCAGCCACTTCGCCGCCCTGGAGATGCCGGCTATGTTGTTCAATGACTTCACCGCCTTTGTTGCCAAGATTGGCCTGCATGGCGAgacgaataaataaatgttttttctaTTACTAGCAAACAATCTTTGTACTTTGGCCATAGCATCGGACTGCAAATGACTTAGCTCTAAACTCGCTAAAGACTAAAggtcaaaatattttatgtgcCCTTACATGTGCTTGTTATAACATACGTACTCAATTGTACTACTCTTGTTGAccaaaattctatatttttaaaatagacTTTAGGAGTGAGGTAATTTAAATCTTCATAGTGATAGACAGCCTTTTATTTATGTCTTGATATTTTTGTATTCCTTCATGTAAGTACATTTTACTTATCTTCAACCCTGTGAACCGAgctgtatttatttttcaaacatTTTGGTTTAAGGCATTTAtacttttacaaaaaaaatattccagGGAAAATAACACCCTTTGATAGTGATACTATGTAAGCTTAGTGCATTCCATTCTctcaatttgtttttcaaaaattgttttttttacttttacttttaaaataaactgaTATGAACTGTTAGCACTCGGCGGAAACTTGAATGTTGCACCCTGGGCCAAAAAGTTAATTTGTTGgttaaaatcttaaaaaaaggAGATATTTTTTGCGATACTTCTTAAAAGATTTAACTTTTCAGCATATACaatacaaaatacaatttattggATTTATGTATGATAAATGATATGCATATTAAATCCAATTCAAAGAAGAGATCGCACTCaatacatttaattatttttagttttgttaattgtgttttaataaatatataattaatgtaatatattttttcttactCTTGTATGGactcaaattaaaaaaaatatttttttttagcaaagGGAAACAGATATTACATAAAACTATAGCTGAACCACTCCGAGTCAGCAATAgtcgatttttataaaatgatcaaaaaattgtaacccATTGAATTTCCAAATCTGAAAGTACTAATCATAACGAGTTGAACCTCAATTAGGGTTCCTCTTGCTTTGGTTCTTGACCAACtgcttataaaatatttaagaaaagaattctgaaaattaatataaaatttacTAAACGACCTCCAGATGCAAATTGTAAGCAATCAATTTGAAGTGTAAGCCATCTGGTTCTCAATAAATAAACGCCATCGATTGTCTATTGACTCGTACATATCAAAGTTCTCGCGTGTTGATAAgtgaaattcaaaattattattactatAGGTATTTATTTTGTACTCAGTTGTACAacaaatacatatatgtatcttTTGTTAGTCTAAGCATGAATCGTTTCTTCTTTGGTTCGGCTTGATAAATAAAACTGGCAGATCATCCCCAATAGTTTTTTGTCTCATGAATTGCTCTCTTTCAATTTGTCGCCAAAAGCTCCCCGAAATGCTCGTGTTTTTCGCCAAATCATGCTCACTTTGCAGTGCAGTGGGGAGAATATGATCCATTTGGGATCCACAAGCCGGCAAAAGCTTTAGTTTGCCGGCTGCTTGGActttaaaaatcatttgtGTTTGAATTGATCGATTTGTTGTAGGTTGTTCGTTTGCCGAGTAAGTTCACACGACTGTGCAGTTGGCAGAGGGGTGTTTccaatatatacatatatttatagaaTATAGTATAGAGTATAGCCACCATGGCGAATTTATTCGTGCGGTTCCTGGTCGGAGGACTGGCCATCCTGGTGGCCGTTGGCTACAAGAACTATCGAGACCTTTCGGCGCCAGGAAAGAGGCCCGATCTGGACAACAATGCTTACTGGGGTCCAGCCTTAAAGGGACCTTATCGCGAGAATAAGGCCATCCTGCCTTTCGACATCAGCGTCAAACCCGAGGTGAGCTATGTTTTATGAACGACATTATCATTACGATATCGTTATAATAATAACCAAAAAACAATatcttatttattaataatttatttcaatgAGATTCTTATTACTATGATATTCGattaaacaaaaaccaaatataAGCCAATTACTACCAACTATTTAGACCACCTTTGTTATACCTAAAAATCCTAATCTTTACCCCACAGGTAATTGAGGATCTGAAGAGCCAACTGAGTCGTCCTCTGAAGGCCCAAGAACCGCTGGAAGGCGTCGGATTTCAGTACGGTTTCAATGCCAAGGAACTGGCAAAAGTGGTGAAATACTGGCGTGATTCTTATCTGGCCAAGTGGAGCGAACGCGAACAGTACCTCAAGAAGCTGGATCACTACCAAACGGAGATCCAAGGGTGAGTAGAGCCACACAAATGGCAATACATTTTCCACATGCATAATTAGTTGCCGGCATGTGGACctgcatttgcattttaagCCCGAAACTTAACCCCAAATGCTTTCCATTTTTGCAGTTTGAAAATTCACTTTATTCATGCCAAGCCGAGCCAGGTGAAAGGCCAGAAGCCCAAGAAGGTTCTACCTCTGCTCCTGATGCACGGATGGCCGGGAACCGTTCGCGAGTTCTACGACTTCATTCCCCTCTTGACCACGCCCAGCGATAAGAGCGACTTCGTCTTCGAGGTGATTGCACCCAGTCTGCCGGGCTACGGATGGTCTCAGGTTAGTTCTGATGTCTCGAGGGAAAAAAGGTTCATTAACCGTGAAACTGATTATTTTCTATACGAAAAGCTTGACTGAGCCCAACAAGATTACACTTTCTTTTAACTTTAAGTATATACCTATTGTCTTACTTTGAAtgattaatacatttttcgTTTTTAAAGAGATATACACCGATGTAgcttagaattaaatttacttGCGTAATAATCTAGCTGAGTTGTCTGCACATTTAAAAGTTGTACTTCTTCTATTTAAACCATGTAAAACGATTATCTTCCCTATATATTTATAACCACatttaattttccaattcCAGGCCTCTTCAAAAACTGGCTTCGGTGTGGCCCAAGTGGCTGTGGTGATGCGCAACCTGATGCTCCGAGTGGGATTCGAGAAGTTCCTCATACAGGGCGGCGATTGGGGCTCGATAATTGGATCCAATCTAGCCTCTCTTTTCCCGGAGAACGTACTGGGCTACCATTCGAACATGTGCGGAAACAACAGTCCCCTGGGACAAATTAAGACCCTGCTGGCCTCGTTCTTCCCCAGCTGGTTTGTGGACAGCCAGTATGCGGATTTCTACAAGGGATTGGGCCACCTGTTCGGCATCATATTCGAGGAAATGGGATATGCACACATTCAGGCCTCCAAGCCGGACACCATTGGAAATGCCCTGATCGACAATCCGACTGGACTGGCCGGCTATATTCTGGAGAAGTTCTCCACGTGGACGAATCCTTCATACAGATCGCTTCCTGATGGCGGACTAACTAAGAGGTTCACCTACGATCAGCTTCTGGATAATGTGATGATCTACTACGTGACCAACTCGATTACCACCTCCATGCGTCTGTACTCGGAATCCATGATTGGATCGCAGTTCGCTTTGGCAGTGGATTCCTTGCCGATCAAGGCCAAGACTGGGTGCACCCACTTCGCCCATGAAATTGCCCACTTCCCCGACTCTGTTTTGGCCAACAAGTTCCCCAATCTGGTGCACAGTACCCACCACTTGGAAGGCGGTCACTTCCCTGCCTTTGAGGTGCCCCAGAAGCTGTACGATGACTTTGTTAGCTTTGTCCAGAAGGCTGAGCTTTAATTAGTTTTAGGATCACGttgcatatttttataaaaggaACAGCAATGTCTGTTGcgaaaattaaaacaaatcgGCTTGGTGATTGTATTTGCCTTATCTGCTTCGAAAACTGAAAGTTGAAGAGTGTATTTCTGGGGAACTGTGATAAGTTATAAAGTGAAGAACCAATGGGCAAGTTTTTCTTGCTTTTTATAGGTGTACACAGTACATAGATAAATCTAAGCTCAGAACAGCGTTACGTCATTATAGGCGACTTGTTTGTAGTCGACTTTGGTACACCCTTTCTTAAAGTTATTCTTAAGATATAACAAAGACATTTTCTTCAAAAAGTGTTcaactattaaaaaaaatactagtGTGTCTACCCTAAGATAAGGTATACCCACCTAATTTGGAACCCCAGCTGCGTcgcaaaatatataatataaaaccctCCCTCCGATCGTTCCGCTAAAAAGCTTTAAACTAAAAACCGGCAGAAAAGCTTTTTCGagtaaataaacaaacaaacccATTCTTCCAAGTCATCCCGAATTTCACAAGCCGCTACCTGGTCTCAGTATAGTTCATAGAAAACCTGTTGATAAGCCTTAACTGATCGACTGTAGGGCGGTCACTCAAAATCGCTTATCATCGTGAGCGACAAAATCGAGAGCTGCGCCCGCgatgatatatgtatatattgtaATCGTCGGAACCGGAGCTGGAATCCCAGTCAGAGTGAGTGGAACCGCTGATAGGGAAAGATGGGTGTCACGGTTAAAATTCTGGTCTGTGTACTGGCCATCGGCGGTGGTTTGGTCTTTAAGAACGTGAGCCAACTGTGGGCCGATTTGCCTGTTCCCCAGCTGGATCCCCAGCAGTGGTGGGGCGATGAGGAGCAGCCCAAGGATTACGCAGCCTATGTGGCCAACAATTCGGAGGTGATAAACAACAAACTTAGTTACCCGGAGAAGGTGAGTGTGGCTATCAATTTTACTTcgctttttaattattatacaTATTCTGGCACATGCCATCTGTAGACCATTGACGACCTGAGGAGCCGCCTCAATCGGACCCTGCGCCTTACGCCTCCCCTCGAAGGCGTGGCCTTCGAGTATGGTTTCAATACGGACTACCTTAAGGAGGTCGTGGAGTACTGGCGCGATGACTACCTGCCGCGTTGGCGGGAACGCGAGGTGTTCCTCTGGCAGTTCAACCACTTCACCACCGATATTCAGGGGTGAGATAAGAACGGCACTTATCATATCCACAGATAGTAACGATGGGATTGGGTTTCTAGGCTACGCATGCACTTTCTTCACCTGATGGTGTATGATGACAACAAGGTGGGCAAGAAGCACTATCCGGTGCTGTTGCTGCACGGCTGGCCGGGATCTGTGCGGGAGTTCTACGACCTCATCCACTTGCTGCACCAGACCAACCTGGACAAGAACAACAAGTACATCTTCGACGTGGTGGTTCCCAGTTTGCCGGGTTACGGCTGGTCGGAGGTGAGTTGTGGGTGATCTTACCGGGTCGTCACGGGCTAAGCCATCTCTGATCTTGCAGGGCACTTCGAGGAAGGGTCTGGGATCCGCTCAGATAGCCGTGATGATGAAGAACCTTATGCAGCGCTTGGGATACGACAAGTTCTTCATCCAGGGTGGAGACTGGGGCAGCCTCATTGGCAGCAACATTGCCACTCTTTACCCGGATAACGTCCTGGGCTACCACTCGAATTTGTGCAACAATATTAGTCCCAAATCCTTGATTAAGGGTTTTGTGGCTGGTTTTTGGCCCAGTTGGTTTGCTCCCTCTGGCTCCGAGGACTTTTTCTTTCCGAAGTCCAATGAGCTGAAGTACCTGTTGGAGGAGACCGGCTACTTCCACATCCAATCCACCAAGCCGGACACTATTGGAGCCGCACTCGCCGACAATCCAGTGGGATTGGCTGCCTACATCTTGGAGAAGTTCTCCACGTGGACGAATCCCAGCTATCGATCTCTGCCGGACGGAGGACTCACAAAGCGCTATAAAATGGACGCCCTGTTGGACAATGTGATGATCTACTACCTGACCAACTCAATCACCACCTCGCAGCGTCTGTATGCGGAGCAGTACGCCCAGGCCCAGCGGGATTTGCAGATGGAGCGAGTTCCCACTCCGGTGCCCACGGGATGTGCGCGTTTCAAGCATGACATCATGCAGTTCCTGGACTACCAGTTGCAGGACAAATTCACGAATTTGGTGCACAGCACCTACCACAAAAATGGAGGTCACTTTGCCGCCTTGGAGGTTCCTAATGTGCTATACAAGGACTTCATAGATTTCGTAAAGACGGTGGAacgtaaatttaaaattaagtctctgtagatttttttcaataaaGGAACTTCTTTTTCAAAAATGGCGGGTTTCAGCTGATATCGATAACTTAAAGATTACTAAACTGGGTTTGATCCTGGTCACAAATGGAAAATGATCATTAATGTTGTACCTAGCTGGGTAAAAGCATATACAGTaaataaaagatatttttatgtaaaatatttttttagtttataGACTTTACTCCTGAGAACCAAATATGTTTTTCTTGAAGCGGCTTCGAAATCACAAGCATGCATTTTTATAATACTTTGATAATCATGGTATATTTTACATTCTTTAATATCAAAATGatcatttgttttgttttttgaatgcaaacagtatttttaaatttcgtCCCTaaggttaaaaaaaatactgaaAAGGGTACCTGGTTATGCTGCCAGGTACACGCGCTTAATAACCTCCCATCACTGATCCTGGAAGCATTGCAATCGGGAACCGGAGTTAAAGTAATTGCTCAAACTGTCGACATAGGAATCTGTTCAGtaaaatatacatttagaTATCAATAGGTAATTTGTGTGAGAAGCAGGCAGGTCCAAAAACTCAGAATCAAATAAAAACCTACGATTAATCAAAAATAAGAAGTGAGCCGTAAAATCTCAAAGACAAAGGAACGCTTGAAGGACAGAGGAGTAACAGTAAAAGGGAGACATTTTCTAAGAACCAAAAAGATGACTGACGTAAAGTTAACCGTGGCACTAACCAGCGTCAATGGGGAGAATATGTCCCGGCACGATATGCTCCAGTGGGTCAACAACATGGTCCAAGGACACTTCAAGAAGATCGAGGAGCTGTGCTCGGGTAAGAACCCCTTAATTAATCACTCTTCCCTTGCTCAAACCGAAGATTTCCCCAGGTGCCGCCTACTGCCAGATGATGGAGATGATCTTTCCCAACTGCATCAACCTGAAGCGCGTTAAGATGACCGCCAAACTGGAGCACGAGTATCTCCATAATCTTAGGCTCTTCCAGGAAGCTTTCAATCGCTTGAAAGTGGACAAAGCGGTGCCCATTGATCGCCTGATCAAGGGACGCTTCCAGGACAACTTTGAGTTCTTGCAGTGGTTCAAGAAGTTCTTCGACTCACAGGCACCTGGTTTGGAGAACATTAAGTCCTTGGCCAATGCACCGGTGAACAAACCCATCAAACCGCGCGTGTTCGCCAAGGAGCAATCGCCAGTGAACACGAATGATGATGGCCTGAAGGACCTTATTGGTGAAATGCAGACCCTAAGCTTGAGAAGAGAGGACATAATGGAGGAAATAAACAAGTTCTACAACAAGTTGCGCATGGTCGAGGATCTGGTGAACGATATGGCCAGCGACAATCAGAACGTGAAACGCATTCAATTATGCAAACGCATCCAGACGGTGCTCTGCAAAACGATAGATGGGCAAATCAACGAGGATCCCATCGAAGTTAATGTGGAAAATGGGGCTGAAGACGCGGATGCTGCGGATCCCAATGATGGATTGTATTAGGTTTTTTTTGGTACGACGTcgtgtttttttataattatgtaTATTATGTATAAACAAATGCATTGTGAATTCAGCTGTTTGAGTCATTATCTGAGGAGGAGTAGTCCCCCACCAAGCTTAGGGGTTTTTCATTTGAGCTTTGGGCTTGGGTTTCTTCCAACTTTCTGCGCCGAATGCCGAGATCCTCTAAATGTAGATGGCTGTTTAGTGCCTTCTGCCGCTTGAGGCCACCAAAAGTGGTGGCTGTTGCTCCCGGCAGCGCTGGACGCATGAGCAGCTCCAGCCGCTGCTCGGATTCCCGTTCCAGAGCGGACCTGGTCTGCAGCTTCATCAGGgcggccatttcccgatcctGACTAGTTTCCGGCAGCAGGGCAATGTCCAGACTGCTCTTGGCCAGCAGTTGGCGATCCAGCTCCTGCTGCCCCTTGATCTCTTTCTTTTGCTGACGGAACTCTGAACGGAGGCGACAATTGGCCACGTAGCTGTCATCCCAGACACTCATATTGCGCTCCATCAGCTTCTGGAGCACTGGCTTGGCATCTGCCCCTGCCTTGGCGTCCTTGGCTTGGTGTTCCAGCTTGTACATGGCATCGTCGAAGAGCCGTTTCTGCACCTCCTTGGTTTCCGGCACCACCTGCTCGTTCTGCAACGGATCCCAGCGATTCTCCTGCCGTCGTGCCCCCGAGAGTATAACATAGTCCAGATTGCCGGGATCCGTCTGAATCTCGAAGTGATTGTCGCACAAGTGGCACTTCATTCGGAACTTAAAGACCGGCGTGGTGTAGTACATGCCCACCTTGGTCTTTTCCGCATTGTAGCGCACACCCATGCCAATGTGGTTCTTGCATCCTTCGCACCAGATGTTGTAGGGCATCTCGAAGCGGATGATGATGATCCCGAGGTGAATCTTTCGGGCGCGTTCCCTAAGGGCGTGGGTGCCCTGGAACTTGTTGAGGCCGCCCTTCTTCGGGTCATAGTCGGGCGGATAGTATTTGTTTTGACCTTTGCGTTCACCCATTTTTTAGATGGCTGGGTTTCCTttcctttaaattattttagatCTTGGATTTTTAATGCTCAatgtaaataaaaactttttgtaTTGAAAACAAATCAGCTGTTCCAAGCCGCTAGTGGTGGCCTTTTCACTTAATTGAACATTGCTAAAAGTAGCTAACAAAACACGATGCTGGTATGGTAGATTagccaataaaaatgttctcaTTTTTTAGGCAGTAAGTTCATTCATTGAAACCATGTACCTAATTGTCATACagcatataaataaataactaggTATacgtaaataataaatatttccaagTGATGTTCCATCGATAATAAATAGCTAGAAGTCAAGACGCCCGCCAAATAATCGATAACAAGAACGACGGCGTGACAGCTTTTCCAATCGGTACATCACCAAAATATTAGTTTCTCGTGGGCATCCAAAATTTGGCTGGATTTGTAACCCTTTTTGCCACGTAAATTGAATTAGAAGTAGCGCACGATCCCGGCAAGATGATAATCTACACGAACGAGGGCAATCCGCTGGGACTGCAGCTGCTGATGCTGGCCAAGTTCGCCAAGCGACCGGTGCAGGTGCAGCTGGTTAACCTAAATGGTGAGTTGTACCTCGAATTCCCTTTGAATTCCGGGGAAATGCCCTTAAGTGACTCATTTCTGATGCAATAACCATTGGATATTGCAGACGCCAAGTTCAAGGACTTGCTGGTGCTGCCCACTTTGGAGCTGGACAACGGACTGCGCCTCTTCTCGCCGGCGGCCATTGCCAAGTACCTTCTCGTGGACGAGGGGCAGCGGCGCGATGAGGTAGGGCTCCCAAAAAAGACTTATTGGGCCATGACCCCTGAAGGTTAAACTTATTTGTTTCTGCTCCCCCGCAGTGGCTGGAGTGGTCTGCCACGTTGCTGGCTCCGGCTTTGGCCCACCACATGGCAGTGGGTCACAAGGCGGATCCCAACGCACTGCCAGTGCTGAATGCCCTGGTCAAGAAACTGGACGACAGCTTAAAATCCTCGCCCTTCCTTGCTGGCGACAAACTCACTTCCGCCGACATCGCCGTGTGGTCGCTCCTGGCTCCGGATGGCACGCTAAAAGGCGCCCAGAACGTGGACAGCTTGAGGGATTGGTATGGCAGGGTGAAGGCCCT contains:
- the LOC119551586 gene encoding small ubiquitin-related modifier, whose translation is MANQSKSIWLLSSAGHKLQCHVNTDQPLGVFLKNKFAHAIGVSPESLILIFDGEEVQEQDTFDSLAMEDDDIIDVLEGN
- the LOC119551488 gene encoding juvenile hormone epoxide hydrolase 1; amino-acid sequence: MKCLIVFGLIVALFGAFIGYGYVVFSDLTKPLPKPEFKDNTYWGPGDGKDFVPDKKIYEFRLQVPQAEIDDLRQQLNRTLKLTEPLEGIAFEYGFNTYALEQFVDYWRDKYLTKWDERQELFNSFKQYTTEIQGLNIHYIHEKASEEAKARKHVYPLLLLHGWPGSVREFFDFIPMLTKDQNITEYAFEVVAPSLVGYGWSDAATRPGFNAAEMATVMRNLMLRLGHNKFFVQGGDWGSIIGSNLATLYPENVIGYHSNMCVMHSPLSILKGIWGSFYPEKYLPSRFFVDHHFPVWEKWVDLLKETGYFHIQATKPDTIGAALTSNPVGLASYILEKFQTCTNPGLKQDFGAIVTVFGLEAVLDNLMVYYLTNSATTAARFYLENVSKAYRSLQLDRVQTPVPMGCARFRFDLPSATDWQLRDKFPNLKHSMYFQHGSHFAALEMPAMLFNDFTAFVAKIGLHGETNK
- the LOC119551247 gene encoding juvenile hormone epoxide hydrolase 1 gives rise to the protein MANLFVRFLVGGLAILVAVGYKNYRDLSAPGKRPDLDNNAYWGPALKGPYRENKAILPFDISVKPEVIEDLKSQLSRPLKAQEPLEGVGFQYGFNAKELAKVVKYWRDSYLAKWSEREQYLKKLDHYQTEIQGLKIHFIHAKPSQVKGQKPKKVLPLLLMHGWPGTVREFYDFIPLLTTPSDKSDFVFEVIAPSLPGYGWSQASSKTGFGVAQVAVVMRNLMLRVGFEKFLIQGGDWGSIIGSNLASLFPENVLGYHSNMCGNNSPLGQIKTLLASFFPSWFVDSQYADFYKGLGHLFGIIFEEMGYAHIQASKPDTIGNALIDNPTGLAGYILEKFSTWTNPSYRSLPDGGLTKRFTYDQLLDNVMIYYVTNSITTSMRLYSESMIGSQFALAVDSLPIKAKTGCTHFAHEIAHFPDSVLANKFPNLVHSTHHLEGGHFPAFEVPQKLYDDFVSFVQKAEL
- the LOC119551646 gene encoding juvenile hormone epoxide hydrolase 1, whose protein sequence is MGVTVKILVCVLAIGGGLVFKNVSQLWADLPVPQLDPQQWWGDEEQPKDYAAYVANNSEVINNKLSYPEKTIDDLRSRLNRTLRLTPPLEGVAFEYGFNTDYLKEVVEYWRDDYLPRWREREVFLWQFNHFTTDIQGLRMHFLHLMVYDDNKVGKKHYPVLLLHGWPGSVREFYDLIHLLHQTNLDKNNKYIFDVVVPSLPGYGWSEGTSRKGLGSAQIAVMMKNLMQRLGYDKFFIQGGDWGSLIGSNIATLYPDNVLGYHSNLCNNISPKSLIKGFVAGFWPSWFAPSGSEDFFFPKSNELKYLLEETGYFHIQSTKPDTIGAALADNPVGLAAYILEKFSTWTNPSYRSLPDGGLTKRYKMDALLDNVMIYYLTNSITTSQRLYAEQYAQAQRDLQMERVPTPVPTGCARFKHDIMQFLDYQLQDKFTNLVHSTYHKNGGHFAALEVPNVLYKDFIDFVKTVERKFKIKSL
- the LOC119551776 gene encoding microtubule-associated protein RP/EB family member 1, encoding MTDVKLTVALTSVNGENMSRHDMLQWVNNMVQGHFKKIEELCSGAAYCQMMEMIFPNCINLKRVKMTAKLEHEYLHNLRLFQEAFNRLKVDKAVPIDRLIKGRFQDNFEFLQWFKKFFDSQAPGLENIKSLANAPVNKPIKPRVFAKEQSPVNTNDDGLKDLIGEMQTLSLRREDIMEEINKFYNKLRMVEDLVNDMASDNQNVKRIQLCKRIQTVLCKTIDGQINEDPIEVNVENGAEDADAADPNDGLY
- the LOC119551775 gene encoding coiled-coil domain-containing protein 130 homolog translates to MGERKGQNKYYPPDYDPKKGGLNKFQGTHALRERARKIHLGIIIIRFEMPYNIWCEGCKNHIGMGVRYNAEKTKVGMYYTTPVFKFRMKCHLCDNHFEIQTDPGNLDYVILSGARRQENRWDPLQNEQVVPETKEVQKRLFDDAMYKLEHQAKDAKAGADAKPVLQKLMERNMSVWDDSYVANCRLRSEFRQQKKEIKGQQELDRQLLAKSSLDIALLPETSQDREMAALMKLQTRSALERESEQRLELLMRPALPGATATTFGGLKRQKALNSHLHLEDLGIRRRKLEETQAQSSNEKPLSLVGDYSSSDNDSNS